One part of the Anguilla anguilla isolate fAngAng1 chromosome 11, fAngAng1.pri, whole genome shotgun sequence genome encodes these proteins:
- the agtrap gene encoding type-1 angiotensin II receptor-associated protein isoform X1, translating to MEIPAVNLKAIVLVHWLLTTWGFMAWLPSSYAWGNFSVLGVGMWAIAQRDSLDAVLMFLVGMTMTLLTDVVHFGVYYPLAEGLAERSRDTFRFSVGMAILSLLLKPISCFFLYQMYRERGGEYNVNFADQRMSPTQENGRETGKTGRKAEKRPREATYSEPSVDRSTVDINVLGSIDEKLTKLDILDLLRSDTMELKTSVEYSHYLIGQLKTENHRTKGFTWERDSYQAIDPQDPPTISANP from the exons ATGGAAATCCCAGCCGTGAACCTCAAG GCCATAGTTCTGGTGCACTGGCTTCTGACCACCTG GGGATTCATGGCCTGGCTGCCCTCTTCCTATGCCTGGGGAAACTTCAGcgtgctgggggtggggatgtgggCCATCGCCCAGAGAGACTCTCTTGATGCTGTGCTGATG TTCCTGGTTGGGATGACGATGACGCTGCTGACTGACGTTGTGCATTTCGGCGTTTACTATCCCCTGGCGGAGGGCCTGGCCGAGAGGAGCCGGGACACCTTCCGCTTCAGCGTGGGTATGGCCATACTCAGCCTCCTGCTGAAGCCCATATCCTGCTTCTTCCTCTACCAGATGTACCGCGAGAGGGGCGGTGAATACAACGTCAACTTCG CAGATCAAAGAATGAGTCCCACACAGGAAAATGGCCGAGAGACTGGCAAAACTGGCAGGAAAGCCGAGAAGAGGCCGAGAGAGGCGACGTACAGTGAGCCCTCAGTCGACAGGAGCACTGTTGACATTAATGTTTTGGGGTCAATTGATGAAAAACTGACCAAACTCGACATCCTTGACCTGCTCAGATCAGACACAATGGAACTGAAGACAAGTGTGGAGTACAGTCACTACTTGATTGGACAGCTGAAGACAGAAAATCACAGGACCAAAG GGTTCACGTGGGAAAGAGACAGCTACCAAGCCATTGATCCGCAGGACCCGCCCACCATTTCAGCTAATCCCTGA
- the agtrap gene encoding type-1 angiotensin II receptor-associated protein isoform X3 translates to MEIPAVNLKAIVLVHWLLTTWGFMAWLPSSYAWGNFSVLGVGMWAIAQRDSLDAVLMFLVGMTMTLLTDVVHFGVYYPLAEGLAERSRDTFRFSVGMAILSLLLKPISCFFLYQMYRERGGEYNVNFELETSVDSRCTTDSADSALPIRRY, encoded by the exons ATGGAAATCCCAGCCGTGAACCTCAAG GCCATAGTTCTGGTGCACTGGCTTCTGACCACCTG GGGATTCATGGCCTGGCTGCCCTCTTCCTATGCCTGGGGAAACTTCAGcgtgctgggggtggggatgtgggCCATCGCCCAGAGAGACTCTCTTGATGCTGTGCTGATG TTCCTGGTTGGGATGACGATGACGCTGCTGACTGACGTTGTGCATTTCGGCGTTTACTATCCCCTGGCGGAGGGCCTGGCCGAGAGGAGCCGGGACACCTTCCGCTTCAGCGTGGGTATGGCCATACTCAGCCTCCTGCTGAAGCCCATATCCTGCTTCTTCCTCTACCAGATGTACCGCGAGAGGGGCGGTGAATACAACGTCAACTTCG AATTGGAGACTTCAGTGGACAGTCGGTGCACAACGGATAGTGCTGACAGTGCCCTGCCCATTCGCCGCTACTGA
- the agtrap gene encoding type-1 angiotensin II receptor-associated protein isoform X2, with product MEIPAVNLKAIVLVHWLLTTWGFMAWLPSSYAWGNFSVLGVGMWAIAQRDSLDAVLMFLVGMTMTLLTDVVHFGVYYPLAEGLAERSRDTFRFSVGMAILSLLLKPISCFFLYQMYRERGGEYNVNFDRSPRPESWPSELETSVDSRCTTDSADSALPIRRY from the exons ATGGAAATCCCAGCCGTGAACCTCAAG GCCATAGTTCTGGTGCACTGGCTTCTGACCACCTG GGGATTCATGGCCTGGCTGCCCTCTTCCTATGCCTGGGGAAACTTCAGcgtgctgggggtggggatgtgggCCATCGCCCAGAGAGACTCTCTTGATGCTGTGCTGATG TTCCTGGTTGGGATGACGATGACGCTGCTGACTGACGTTGTGCATTTCGGCGTTTACTATCCCCTGGCGGAGGGCCTGGCCGAGAGGAGCCGGGACACCTTCCGCTTCAGCGTGGGTATGGCCATACTCAGCCTCCTGCTGAAGCCCATATCCTGCTTCTTCCTCTACCAGATGTACCGCGAGAGGGGCGGTGAATACAACGTCAACTTCG ATCGGTCCCCACGTCCTGAATCTTGGCCCTCAGAATTGGAGACTTCAGTGGACAGTCGGTGCACAACGGATAGTGCTGACAGTGCCCTGCCCATTCGCCGCTACTGA